AAAAGGGTCAAGTTTGACATTAAGACGACTGCGGCCCAGCATTATCGCCGTGTTGTCATCCAGCAAAAAATGCGGGAAGCGAAGGATCACACTGAAGAAATCGATTATTTGACTGCGCTGACAAAAGAAGGATTGACTGGCTCAATCGACGGCCTTGGCCGCGCGCCAAAAGGTGTCAACGATGGCAATGGTTTCGTGTTCATTTCCCATGTTGGGGATGTCTATCCGAGCGGACTGCTGCCTGTGAAAGCAGGCAATGTAAGGGAACAGCTGCTCGCAGAGATTTACAGGGAGTCTCCGGTATTCAAGTCATTGAGGAATCCGGATGAATACAAAGGAAAATGCGGAGTGTGCGAATTCAGGCATGTTTGCGGAGGTTCACGTTCACGGGCATACGCCATGACTGGTGATTACCTGGAGAGCGAGCCATTCTGCGTGTACATTCCTAAAGCACTGCGAAAACAAAAACAGGAGAGCTGATGAGCTCTCCTCCGGATACGATTGAAAAAGCGAGGGAAGCCATAAAGGCATTCACTCGCTTTTTTTTTCATTTAATCTATAGAACAAAATATTGCCGGGCAATTTTCGCAGCCAATTTCCTGGCGGAGAAAATTCACATCATGTACAAGGATTTTTCCTTTTTTAACCGAGATTATTCCTTCGCGCTTCAGGTCGTTCAGGATGCGGTTTGTACTCTCGCGTGAAGTTCCGCAGAAATTAGCCAGCTCCTGGTTGGTCAGCGGCAAGTCAATCAATATGCCGGTATCTTTTTGGACACCGTAGCTGTTGGTCATTCGGATCAAGGTGGAGAATAATGCTCCTTTTTTTCCGTTTAGCACTAGGTCGCGGAACTTAGTCTGAGTTTTGCGGAAATGGTCGCTCATCCACTTCATGAATTCAAAAGCGAGTGACGGATTGTGGAAAATCTCTTTTTCAATTACATCTTTTCTGATTGCTGCGATTTTTGCATCTTCGAGAATAAGTGCACTCAAGAGATATTTAGGTGCATAGGTGAACAGAGTCAGTTCTCCGCAAATATCATTTTCCCCGCATATTCTTAAGGCGAGCTCGCGGCCATCCTGGGTGACCTTGCTGATTTGGACCTTGCCGCCCAGAATCAAGTAAAGCTCCTCAGCCTCCATGCCTTCCTGGAACAGGTATGAACCTTTTGGCACATGGATCGTCCGGTCGGCAAACTGGAGTAATTCTTTAATTTCAATTGAATGAGTTACTTTAGTTGTGTTTGGCATGGTCATCACCCTTTTTTTGATTTTAATAAGCATAAATTTCACTTTGAGAAGTGTCTAGCTCCTGCGCCTAGACCCTCGAGACGTTTCGGTCCGCCCAATGAAGTCAAAGAGCGACTTCAGCGGTCGGCCCTCCAACGCTAGTCGGGTCTGACCAAGGCGCATGCGCTTTTCGTTTTTTCCGTGGCAGATCTTTATTGACCCAATAATAACATCGGGATAGTGTTAACTAAATATTGATAAAGGAAAGTTCATAATCTCGTCACAATCTAAGACGGTTTTGTTCACATTTTAGAAACAATGTTTTTCTCTGTTTTAATTATATCGATAAAAGATGACGGGTGTTTCGCATGTTTAGAACCAACTGTGACAGTTTATTGAACAAAAAAGATGATGTGAAGTTCGTCATATCCAATATAATTGATTTTTCTTACTATTTATCTAAGATAATGTCTGGGATTTTTAATCATCTGCAAACTAAAGGGGGAAATCATGAAACCACAGAACATTCAATTGTCACTTCAAACGTTGAGTCTTGTGGCCGGATTTATGGTCTGGGTTATTTTATCCGCATTAATGCCCTTTATTAAAGAGGATATCCAGCTGGATGCGAACCAGGTTGCAATGGCCACTGCCATTCCTGTTGTCCTCGGGTCTGTCCTGAGAATCCCAATTGGGTTCTGGACGAACAAGTATGGAGCAAGGAAACTGTTTTTTACCAGCTTTGCCTTTCTTTTGTTCCCTGTGTATTTCATCAGTATTGCTGATTCCTTTATTGATTTGTTGATTGGTGGCCTGTTTGTCGGAATCGGGGGAGCGATCTTTTCTGTGGGTGTCACCTCACTACCGAAATATTATTCGAAGGAACGCCATGGTTTCGTTAATGGTATATATGGAGTAGGAAATCTGGGAACTGCGGTTACAACGTTTACAGCACCGGTTATAGCTGCGCAATTAGGGTGGCAGCCGACAGTCAAGCTTTTCATAATTTTGTTAATCGCATTTTCAGTCCTTAACTTTTTCGTTGGTGACAAAAAAGAACCAAGAGTTGTGACTCCTATGGGTGAGCAAATAAAGAGTGTATATAAAAACCAGAAGCTTTGGGCACTGAGCTTATTTTATTTCATTACTTTTGGTTCATTTGTAGCCTTCACGATTTACTTGCCCAATTTCCTTGTATCTCATTTCGAACTTGATAAAGTCGATGCTGGACTAAGGACAGCAGGCTTCATTGCCCTCGCAACCTTTTTAAGGCCGATTGGCGGCTGGCTTGGTGATAAATTTAACTCTTTTGTCATACTGATGGGTGTGTTCGCTGGAATGACCATTTCAGGCATCCTGCTATCCTTCACACCATCATTGACATTGTATACAGTTGGCTGTCTCGCAGTCGCAATCAGTGCTGGCATCGGGAACGGAACTGTCTTCAAGCTAGTCCCGCTTTATTTCTCCAAGCAAGCGGGAATCGTGAACGGAATTGTATCAGCGATGGGCGGTTTAGGAGGATTTTTCCCACCCCTTATGCTTGCATTCCTTTATAACCTTACCGGACATTACGCCATTGGTTTCATGGCCTTATCACAGGTGGCACTGGCAAGTTTGATTATCGTGATTTGGATGTACTATCAGGATAAATTAAGTCTTGCTAAAAATATCATCGACCACACGGCTGAGGGAATCATGATTACAGATGTAAAAGGAACGATCCAACAAGTAAATCCAGCATTCACGACTGTAACTGGCTACAATGCAGAAGAAGTAATTGGGAAAAACCCACGTTTTCTACAATCCGGAAAACATGGGGAAGACTTTTACAGGGAGATGTGGAAAGTGATAGCGGAAAAGGGATCCTGGCAGGGGGAGATTTGGAATAAGAAGAAAAATGGATTGATTTATCCTGAATTCCTGACAATCAGCATGGTGAAAAATGAGGCAGGCGAACTCAAGAACTTTGTTGGCATGTTCAGTGAAATGACCATGGAAAAAGAATGAGAGCTTTAAAAAGACTGCGTCCATGATGCGGTCTTTTCTTGCTTTACCAGGAAATTTTGGGCTTAAAACTCTGATAACACACGTAGACGCTTACATCTCCCAAAGATTTTATGACAACATCATGACATTTCTGCATAAAAACACTATCCTGGCAGTTATTATGTTGTAATATAGACATAAGGATGAAATCTACTATTCTAATAGAAGACTAAAAATGTTACTGTGAGAATATTAACAGTTAACAACCTATGTTGCTGTTACAATGTCAGTAATCATCACTTCTATAATTGGAGTTGACACATAATGGTGAAAAACATAATAAAAGATCAATTAAATAGACCGCTCCGCGATTTGCGTATTTCTGTTATAGATCGATGTAATTTCCGCTGTCAGTATTGTATGCCAGCTGAGATATTTGGCCCTGATTTTGTATTTCTTCCTAAAAGCGAGTTATTGTCTTATGAAGAAATTGAACGGGTAGCAAAGTTATTCATAGAGCTTGGGGTGGAAAAAATCAGGCTTACAGGCGGGGAGCCGTTGATGCGCAAGGATTTGCCGATTCTTGTCAGGATGCTGAATGACATCGAAGGATTGAAGGATATCGCTTTGACCACCAATGGCGTAATGCTGCCTAAGCATGCGGAGGAGCTGTATGCTGCTGGCCTGAAGCGGGTCAATATCAGTTTGGACAGTCTTAAAGATGAATTGTTTGGCGAAATTAATGGCCGGAATGTCGGCGTCGGACCTGTATTAAAAGGGATCGAGGCAGCGAAGAAAGCTGGCTTGGGCGTTAAGATCAATATGGTTGTCAAAAAGGGACTCAATGATACGGAGATTCTACCAATGGCCGATTTCTGCAAAAAAGAAGGCTTGGAGCTTCGCTACATTGAATACATGGATGTGGGCAGCACCAACGGCTGGAAGATGGACGATGTCATCACCAAGAAACAGATTCATGACCTTATAAGCCAGCACTATGAATTGGAACCGGTTGATCCTGAGTATTTCGGTGAGGTCGCTAAGAAATACCGCTATAAAGGTACCGATATTAATGTCGGCTTCATTTCATCGGTATCAGAGTCATTCTGCTCAAGCTGCACAAGGTCACGTTTGTCAGCGAACGGCCAGATCTTCACTTGCCTGTTCAATGGAAATGGCCACGATATCCGCGACTTCATGCGCGCTGGTGCCACAGATGATGAACTCCGCGCCCGCATTACTGACGTTTGGAACCATAGAACAGACCGCTATTCGGATGAACGAACAGCTGAAACAGTTGCGAACAGAAAGAAAATCGAAATGTCCTATATTGGCGGCTAAGACTCCTTCGGGGGTCTTTTTTTTTTGAGAAAAGCTCTTATCGTAAACTTGTTTGCTTCCTGCTGCTGTATATTGGGGCATACTATGTTTCCAATCAAATGAATTTAGGGTATACATAAATCTACTATAAATTTGTTGGAGAATGCTGATGCTAAAGAGAAGACTTGAATTTTTATTTGTATTTATTTTAATGGTATGTTTTTATATTGTATTTTTCACCGGCTACAGCCAGGCAATCAAACTAACAGCCTTAACGACTTATGCGATGATTATCATGATCAGCATGTATTCATTGATGCTTGAGAACCGTTCGGCTCAGCACACTCTGATGTGGATGTATGTCATGATGCTGTTTCCTGTGGGTGGTTACTTCTTCTATTTGTTTTCAGGTCAGTTGTATATAAAAGGTTACTTGTATAAGAGTAAGCGTATGCGTGACCGGGAGCAATGGGAGAAACTGATGAGAAAGGAAGAGTCGAGGAACCTTTCTTTTTTAATAGAGAATCAGCAGTGCTTTGCGCAATATGCGAAAAACGCAACTTTGACTCCGATTACAACTGCTTCCCGGGCAAAAGTCCTGAAAGATGGCGAAGAGACTTTTGCGGAAATTAAAAAGAGGCTTCGTAAAGCTGAAAAATTCATTCATATGGAATATTATATCTTCAGATCTGACAGGCTTGGCAGGGAGATTATCGAAATCTTGATTGAAAAAGCGCGGCAGGGAGTCGAGGTGTTGTTTATCTTTGATGCCGCTGGCAGCATGAAGATCGCTGCAGCAGATTTAAAGGCCATGCAGGATGCAGGTATAAAAGCGACTCCATTTTCCCCGTTGAAGTATGGCTTCTTCAACCAGAAATTCAATTTCCGAAATCATAGGAAAATCGTCGTCATCGATGGAGAAATCGGTTTTGTCGGCGGTTTGAATGTCGGTGTCGAATACCTGGGTGAAGATGAAAAGATCGGATTCTGGCGGGACACACATATGATGCTGACTGGAGAAGCTGTCTATACCCTTCACAATGTGTTCCTGCTGGATTGGGAATATATTAGCGGTGAGGATGTATTGGAAGATCATCGTGCAGTGAAAAAAATCCATGAAGATGGTGAGCTCGATGGTGCGATCCAGGTGGTGCCAAGCGGACCAGATACGCAGCAAGGAATCATGAGTGATTTTTACTATACAATGATGTCTTGTGCGACGAAATCAATTTGGATTGCAACTCCTTATTTCGTTCCTGATGAAGCAATCCGGACGGCACTGAGAGTTGCGGCAGCCAAAGGTATAGAGGTAAGGATCATGGTACCGGAAATCAATGATAGTTATCTGACTCAGTATGCAAGCCGCTCATACTTTTCGGAGCTCCTGCGGAATGGGGCTGAAATCTACTCCTATAAAAAGGGGTTCTTGCACCAGAAGGTCATCATTGTTGACGGGAATATTGCTTCGATTGGGACAGCCAATATGGACATGAGGAGTTTCCATCTTAATTTTGAAGTGAATGTCTTCTTGTTTGGCACAAGTTCGATCAGGGACCTTGTGGCTCATTATGAAGAGGATCTTGAAGAGTCGGAGAAAATCAGTCCTGTTCAATATCATAAGCGTGGATATTGGGAGCGAACAAAAGAATCGTTCGCCCGGCTGTTTTCAGGTGCATTGTAAATGGACGGAAATAAGGCCCCATCTTGAGAGATGGGGCCATTTGTTTCAAGTGCTCCTAGTTAAGCAATATACCTTGGGAACAGAATGTTATTTTCTAAATGAACATGCATAAAAGTGTGTGCTTCCAGTGCTTCCAGACGCTTGTAAACTAAACGATATGTTCCGCATGCATCAAGTGGCGGATTGAAGTCAGCAGTGATTTCCCGCAATTCTTTCAGGATTGAGCCAGCATGATCGTGTTCTTTCTCAAGCTCTGTGATCTCTGCGATCATTTCGGAACGCTTTTCCTGGTTGGCGGTATCAAGCTGGAGCAATAGCGGGAATACAGTCGCTTCTTCTTTTGCTGTATGCTCCAGAAGCTCCTTCTTCAACTCATAGAAGAGCTCATAGACTCTCAACAGCTCTACGTGACGATCACCATGGACTTTCGCTACCTTCGTTACATACGGGCTGAGCAGTTTTAACTCTTCTTCAAGCTCGCGGTGATATTTGTTTTTAATATGTTCGATCAATTCCTCAGAATCAGTTTCAGTCCAGACTTCCATGCTTTCTGCATTGCCATTATGCTTACGGTATAACTCCTCTAGCGCGGCCATGATTGCCGGAACATCAAGGTTTTGTTCAGTTGCCGCTTCAGCAAGAGGACGATTTCCACCACAGCAGAAATCCAGCCTATTTTGCTTGAATAAATCACTTGATTGCGGGAATATATTGACAATATCTTTAACTAAAGAATTTTGATCAAAAGGCATTATCATATAAGAAACCTCCAGTAAATTATTTAATACTGTTTACATACTCATCATAAAGGAAATGGATTTACTACTTGGTGATGTGTATCACACTTCACAAAAAATCTACATATTTTCAGTAGATTTTATGAGAGAATACTGTGAGGTTTGTTATGTTTTCATTTTTCCATTACTCTTATAATTAAAAGGGTAAATTTAGAAGGTAAGCCTGCTATAGGAGCTGATCATATGTTAGAAAAAAGAAACCCTATTCCGATTGGGGAAGCAGTTAAGAGAGTGATGGAGCATAAGAAAAAAGGCTCCACTGAATATGTTTCAATCAATGAAAGCTTTGGACGCTATCTATCTGAAGACTTGAAAGCTACCAGCGATGTGCCGCATTTTGACAGGGCGCCATACGATGGCTATGCAATCCGGTCTGTCGATACTCAGGAAGCCTCTCAAAATCATGCTGTTGAATTTGAAGTGGTAGACCATATCGGAGCAGGTATGCTGACGGATAAAGAACTTGGCCCGTTCCACGCGGTCAGAATCATGACAGGAGCCCAGATGCCTGTTGGTGCAGATGCTGTCGTCATGCTGGAATTAGCAAGGGAAGTCGAGCGGGACGGTAAAAAATACATGGAAACGAAGCGGAAGCATAATAAAGGGGACAATGTTTCTTATCGTGGAGAGGATGCCAGGGAAGGCGAAGTGCTTGTTAAAAAAGGTACGTTCATCAATCCTGGTATTCAGGCAATGCTAGCTACTTTTGGATATGCTAAAGTCCCAGTTTCGAAGAAGCCAGTAATCGGACTTTATGCCACAGGAACTGAATTGCTTGATGTAGATGAGCCGCTTGAACCTGGGAAAATCCGTAACAGCAATTCTTATATGATTTCCGCTCAAATCCTTCGGGCAGGAGCTGAAGTGAAATACTTTGGCCAGCTGCCGGATGATTTTGATACATGCTTCGATGCTGTAAGCAACGCGATTAAGGAAGTCGATTTATTCATTACAACTGGCGGGGTATCCGTAGGAGATTACGACTATCTGCCTGAGATTTATGCAAAACTGGGAGCAGAAGTGTTGTTCAACAAAGTTGCGATGAGACCGGGAAGCGTCACTACGGTTGCGCAGCTTGATGGAAAGTTATTGTTTGGTCTATCAGGAAACCCGTCAGCATGCTATGTTGGCTTTGAATTGTTCGCCCGTCCAATCATAAGGACGATGCTGTTCACTGATAAGCCTCATTTGAGGAAGGAGAAAGCGGTTCTTGATGCCAATTTCCCTAAGGCGAATCCTTTTACCAGATTTGTTAGAAGTGCCGCTGGCATTCAGGATGGCAAGTTGGTAGTGACACCTAGCGGCCTGGATAAATCGAATATCATCATGAGCCTGGCTGGTGCTAACTCCCTCATGATCCTTCCTGGAGGTACACGAGGCTTTGAGGAAGGAACAGAGGTGGAGGTTCTGATGCTCGAAGACCATATGGGCAGTGAATGGCCTTGGTAAAACCATTGCTGTTCCAGGTGGCAGGGTATCAAAACAGCGGCAAGACCACGCTGAGCCTAACATTGATCCAGCAAATGACTGCAGCAGGTCTGAAGGTCGCCACCATCAAGCATCATGGTCATGGCGGCAGGCCGGAGGTTGTTGAATCAAAGGATTCAGGTAAGCATGTAATGGCCGGGGCTGCTGTTTCACTTGTCGAAGGTGGAGGCAGGTTGGTCATCCAGGCCGAAAGCGGATCTTGGTCGCTTCCTGAAGAAATAGATTTGCTATCCTTCTTCAACCCCGATGTCATTTTAATAGAAGGCCATAAGCATGAGTCATATCCCAAGGCCGTAATCCTTCGGGATATGAATGATATAGAGCTCTTGGGAAAACTGGAAAATATCCAGGTTGTTTTATGCCGGGACCCGGAATTGGTGAATAAGTTGAAGGATACAGCTGTCCCTGTTCTCAATATGGAGCATGGAGCAGACTGGATTACAACACACCTTTTAAATAAACTTTAGGTGTTTTCCTTTAATTATTTCAGGTTTTAGCAAGAAAAGTTCTTATTTTAGACATATACGGCGACTTTTGTCACTGTCACTTCATACTTACCCAGTTAGAATGTTAATGGGGTTCAGGTTGTGACATATGTGTGAGGTGAGAGCGATGGAAATGCTGCATATCTTCTTATGGATTGTGTATCCATACTCGGTTGTGGCAATTGTGGCAATGGGTCTAGTCTGGCAGTACGATGCATCAAGAGAAGAAGGAACACGTTCGAAAGCAGGAAGGCTTCTGCTAGGCATCGTCAAAATACTTATGGCTGCCAGCACTGCAACCGGCATTGCCATTGTGCTTTCGAGCAGCATAGCTAACGAACCAGTATTGCTGTTAAGATGGCTCATCAGCCTAGCGCAACTGCAGCCGGACATGAGTCTGGTCATGGATGTATCCATTCTCTCGAAGGTGCATTTTATTTTTGTATTCCTATTTCTATTGAGTTTGGCATTCACCAAGGAAATTTACTATTTGCTAAAACCGCACTTATATTTAAAAAAGATCTTTTTAAAGCTTCAATTTGAAAGAAGAGGCTGAAGGTAGAAGGCTGTTTTAGTTTGAGGAACCAAGTTGTATAGAACTTGGCATTATCCGGGTTTGATATAATGGCAACATAAAAAACGCTTAGGGGTACCTAAGCGTTTTTGTCTTATATTAACCCAGGTGTTTCCAGGTATTCAGCGGAAATAGTGAACTTATCATCTTTTAAGACATAAGGATGTGTTTCCATCAGAATTTTTATAAGATGATCTGGCATTTTCGCTCCTTCGTATGCACAAATCAGTGGAAAAGACAGTGAATTTACGGCTTCGTCTACTATTCTCTCAAAGTCTTCAATTATATCAAGTGGGTCTTTCATCGTAGCCCACTCCACATGTGCCCAGGATCGGAAAGGGATAGCATTTTCTATATACGGTTGAACCGTTTTATTAAAGTATTCGAGGATTGCTGGAGGATGATAACTGCCACTGGAGTAATAAAAGTCGAAATTGTTTACGCTATGAACAAATTTCATTTGATCTTCCGTTAATCGCGATTTAAGCTTCTTGTGAATGGAGCGGAAAAGAGGTTCATTTTCAATGAAAATAACATAATCTCCCGCTATCACACCATCTTCAATAAAATCAACAGCCTGTTCAATGTATTTCTCCACTTCATTATAGGAATACAGAACATGTACGCTCCGTTGATCTTTAAACAATTGATTCATTTCTTTTTTCAAATGATCACCCCTTATTTCATGATTCCCTCAAGTTTACTACACTGCCAGGAATAATGATATCCCTGTTCAAGTAAAATCCCTGAATGGCGCTTCGAGCTTTTTTACAAGAGATATGTTTCACTTGAATGGGTTTTTGACATTTCGGTGTCGGTTGGGTTTTTACAGGAGAAAATGTGATGTGTTTCACTTATTCATCCCTTTAACTCCTTTATATTTAAGGTAAGAAACATAAGGGAGTGTTCATCCATGAAGTTATTTATGCCAAAACAGCATGGTGCCTGGGCGATGTTGATCATCCCTTTTTGGCTGGGAGCAGCAGCAAGTGGAATAGTCTGGCAGCATGTCCCGTTTTTTATCGGATGGCTTTTACTATATTTAGGAACATATCCGCTTCTGTTAATGTTCAAGAAAAAGAAAATTCCATTCTATCGTAAATGGGCGCTTATTTATATAACACCAGCGCTTGCGTTCCTGATGGTTCCATTGTTCACAACGCCAAGCATCGTCAGCTTTGGTCTTGCGATGATCCCGTTTTTCGTGATTAATGCGTACTTCTCTGCAAAAAATAAAGACCGTGCCCTCCTGAATGACTTAAGTGCTATTGTTGTCTTTTCTATTGCCGGACTGGCCAGCAGCTATCTGCCAAACGGGGAAATCAATGAAAATTCACTACTGGTCTTTGCATCCAGCATTCTATTTTTCACCGGAAGTACATTCTACGTAAAAACAATGATTCGCGAAAAGAAGAACAGCCAATTCAAATGGATTTCCTGGACATATCATCTTTTGGTTCCTGTTCTATGGCTTGCAGCCGGTGAGTTCATAGTCGCTGTGGCCGCAGTGCCAAGCTTAATCAGAGCTGTAGTATTTTATGGAAAACCGCTTTCTGTCATGAAGGTAGGGATATACGAAATCGTCAACGCCGTCCTGTTCTTTATCATCATGCTTTTTGCGATTTTATAAAAACTCCAATGCAATATAGATAAAAAAAGCCGCCAGTTCACAGTCTGGCGGTTTTCTTTATTCAATATTGCATACCTCAACCGGACAGTTCTCACAATCTATCTCTCTCTTGAGCACATTGAGGGAATGGACGGTTATGAATCCTTTATCAATGGAAATGATGTTACTTTTCCTCAGTTCGCTCAATAATCTGTTCACGACTTCGCGTGATGTACCACAGAAGTTTGCTAGTTCCTGATTCGTCAGCGATACATCGATTTTTAAGCCATCTTCGGTTTTGACTCCGTAGCTGTTCACCATTCGGATTAGCGTTGAGTATAAAGCACCTTTCTTCCCATGAAGAACAAGATCCCTGAACCTTGTTTGCGATTTGCGATGCTGCAGGGATAGCCACTTTACGAGTTCCAGTGCGAGCCCGCTATCCTTTTCAATTTCTATCTCTAACTTTTCCTTTGGAATCACTGCCACTGTCCCGCTTTCGGAGGCACGGGCATTCAGTATATGCTGAGATGCCGAGCTGAACAAAGCCAACTCGCCAACTAATTCTCCAGCTGAACACATCCTGATAGTCAACTCGCGGCCATCTGGAACCATTTTGCTAATCTGAAATTTACCGCTTTGGATAATGTATAACTCTTCTGCGATATTGCCTTCTTCAAAAAGGAAGCGGCCTTTGTCAATACTCTTGATTCTGTGAACCTTTTCAAAAAGCTTATTCAAGTTTGGTGACAACGTTGTTGCAGTCAACATATGAATTCCACCTTATTAAGAGGAGTTTTTATACTCCCTTCCGTATCTGATATTAATATAATTATATTGTAAATCATACAAAGCCAGCAATAAAATTGTGAATTGTTCACATAATTGTTAATAAATCTATTGCGTTTTGATTCTTTTGTTCTTATAATAAAAAGAAATTTATTTATAATTATAAATTTTTATGGTTATTTATACATAAAGTTGAAAAGGAGGTTTCAAGTGAAGGCAGCGATCATCGGTACTACAGGGTATGGTGGCGGAGAGTTGATCCGTATCCTTGCAAATCATCCATTTATGAAAATCCATTCAATCCACACGACAAGGGATGAAAAACCTGTTTCAGAAGAATATCCCCATTTAACCGGAATATTTGATAAGGTCCTCACCAAGATTGAAACTGACAAAATCGCCGAGGAAGCAGACATTGTCTTCTTGGCAACTCCTTCAAAAGTTTCCGGAAAGCTTGCACAATCATTTTTCAATAAGGACATTAAAGTTATTGATCTATCAGGTGACCTGAGATTGAAAGACGCAGCAGCCTATGAAGCCTGGTATAAGCATGAATCAGTTCCTGCTTCTATTCTGAATGAAGCAGTATACGGGCTTAGCGAATGGAATAGGGAGCAAATCAGGAATGCCAACCTGCTGGCGAACCCTGGCTGCTATCCGACTGCAGCTCTCCTCGGGCTGGCTCCTGTGCTTTCAGAAAAACTGATTGATTCAAACAGTATCATTATCGACGCAAAATCTGGTGTTTCCGGTGCTGGCAGGTCTCCGTCAATTGGAACATTATATGCGGAGTTGAATGAAAATTTCAAAATTTATAAAGTGAACGAACATCAGCATATCCCTGAAATCGAGCAGCAGCTTAGCCTATGGAATGATGCCGAGGTAACCGTTACCTTCAGCACTCACTTAATGCCGATCACGAGGGGAATTATGACCACAATATATGTCCAGTTAAAAGAAGAATCGGATACTTCTAGATTGCTGGATTTATATGAAGAAACTTATGATGGCCACCCTTTTATAAGAGTTAGGAAGAATGGGGTGTTCCCTTCCGTAAAAGAGGTCAAGGGA
This portion of the Mesobacillus sp. S13 genome encodes:
- a CDS encoding MEDS domain-containing protein, which translates into the protein MKKEMNQLFKDQRSVHVLYSYNEVEKYIEQAVDFIEDGVIAGDYVIFIENEPLFRSIHKKLKSRLTEDQMKFVHSVNNFDFYYSSGSYHPPAILEYFNKTVQPYIENAIPFRSWAHVEWATMKDPLDIIEDFERIVDEAVNSLSFPLICAYEGAKMPDHLIKILMETHPYVLKDDKFTISAEYLETPGLI
- the argC gene encoding N-acetyl-gamma-glutamyl-phosphate reductase, translating into MKAAIIGTTGYGGGELIRILANHPFMKIHSIHTTRDEKPVSEEYPHLTGIFDKVLTKIETDKIAEEADIVFLATPSKVSGKLAQSFFNKDIKVIDLSGDLRLKDAAAYEAWYKHESVPASILNEAVYGLSEWNREQIRNANLLANPGCYPTAALLGLAPVLSEKLIDSNSIIIDAKSGVSGAGRSPSIGTLYAELNENFKIYKVNEHQHIPEIEQQLSLWNDAEVTVTFSTHLMPITRGIMTTIYVQLKEESDTSRLLDLYEETYDGHPFIRVRKNGVFPSVKEVKGSNYCDIGLHADSRTGRLTIVSVIDNLMKGAAGQAVQNANIMFGFEESAGLEMIPLYP
- a CDS encoding YwiC-like family protein, producing MKLFMPKQHGAWAMLIIPFWLGAAASGIVWQHVPFFIGWLLLYLGTYPLLLMFKKKKIPFYRKWALIYITPALAFLMVPLFTTPSIVSFGLAMIPFFVINAYFSAKNKDRALLNDLSAIVVFSIAGLASSYLPNGEINENSLLVFASSILFFTGSTFYVKTMIREKKNSQFKWISWTYHLLVPVLWLAAGEFIVAVAAVPSLIRAVVFYGKPLSVMKVGIYEIVNAVLFFIIMLFAIL
- a CDS encoding Crp/Fnr family transcriptional regulator, giving the protein MLTATTLSPNLNKLFEKVHRIKSIDKGRFLFEEGNIAEELYIIQSGKFQISKMVPDGRELTIRMCSAGELVGELALFSSASQHILNARASESGTVAVIPKEKLEIEIEKDSGLALELVKWLSLQHRKSQTRFRDLVLHGKKGALYSTLIRMVNSYGVKTEDGLKIDVSLTNQELANFCGTSREVVNRLLSELRKSNIISIDKGFITVHSLNVLKREIDCENCPVEVCNIE